Part of the Weissella coleopterorum genome is shown below.
TTCAGTATTTTAATTTTAGAAAAACCAATTAGTTTAGATCATAATAATTATTTAATTGATATTATCATTTGTTTTGCCACTATTAATGAATCTGCACACCTACAAGGGTTATCAGACTTATTAAAAATTGTAACTAACCCAACCAATGTAAATCAATTACGGCATAGTAAAAATAAGCAAGATATTCTTGCTATTTTAGAAATTTAAAAAGGAATTAAACAATAAAAAACTTCTCTCATTTTGAATTGATTTCATAATCCTAATGAGGGAAGTTAAATCATTTGATAAATTGGTTGTTAGATAAAGATCAATGACTAAACTCAAAATACTCTGGGTAGTTTTTGATAACATCGGATTGTTCTTGAACCATTAATCCGTCGTGTTTACCGACGATTCTTTTCATTTCATGATCATCCCCTGCCTCTAGTGCGTCTAAAATGGTTTCATGATCATGATCTAAAGTTCCCCATGATAATCCTGAGACCTTCAATCGAATCCATCGAAACCGATTCAATTGATGCGAAATACTCTGAACGCTATCCCAAGCTAATAATTTATCGGCCATTTGATAGAAATATTTATGGAAAGCCTCATCTTCTTTAAAAAACAGATCGTATTCTTTATTAGCTAGAAAGATCTTTTCACGCTTGATAATTTCACGTAGTTGCTCAATATCGTATGCGGTCACCACGCTAATTGTTGAAGAAAAGAGCCGCATTTCTAAAGTCTGGCGAATATAGCGAGCATTTTCGGCACTATCCATATTAATTTTAGATACAAAAGTTCCGGATTGTGGGATCGAATACATTAGCCCATCATTTCGTAACTTCAAAATAGCCTCTCGAACAGGTGTTCTACTCATTTTTAATTCTTCAATTAATTCTTTTTCTACAATTTTTTGTCCGGGTAGTAATTCTAGAGTCATAATTTTATGCATGATACTTCGATAAGCATCAAATTGCATATTAGAAACATTTAGCATGACATAATTCTCCAAATTATATTTTATTTTTAAACAGAGATGGCTATCTAAATTTTTTTAATTAGCTCCTATTTAAATATTTTTATCTATTATATCAATTTTTTAACTTTTTTATTATAAATTACCAACACAATAAACTATATTAGGCTTATGAAGTCAACCCCAATTCGTCCTAAAAGTGAAAAAGTTATTAATAAATTGATACATTGATACATAAAATAAAAATTTATATAATTTGGGCAATGACTTTTAAATATCTAAAACAAGAGCATTAATTATTCAGGAATAAATATATTGCCAATAACAATGCACAGACTGCAATAAATATTTTTAATTTTCGATCAGGGAAATAAAGAATTAATTTGGGACCTAAGTACCCACCAATAAACATTCCTAACCCTAAGAAAACAACCGTTCGCCAATCAATGGCAACTGATGACTGATAAATAATAAACGACAGTATATTAGTAGCGAGAGTACTAATATTTTTGATCGCATTAACTTCTACAAACGGTAAATTCAATATCATCAATAAAATTGATACCAGCATCAATCCGGCACCTGAACCAAAATAACCGATATATATTCCAATTAAAAAACCAACTAGTAGTAATAAGGGGTAATTAATTTTGACATTATTATTTGTAGCTATTTTACTAGGCATTCGTCCTGAGATAAAAAGTAGCATTGCTGACAACAAAATAAAGTACGGCACTAGATGTTCAAAATTATCTTTAGGTAAATATAATAATAAATAACTTCCTAATACACCGCCTCCCAAGGCAGAAATAATTATGGTTATTGCAATCTTAAAATTCTTTCTGATTAGACTATAAGAAGAAAAAATTGATCCTACGCCAGAAAACACTAGCGAACCAGTACTGAGTATGTTTGCCATAATTGGGGGGTATCCCAAGAAAATCAATACCGGGTAAGCCACAATTGATGCCATTCCCGCAACTGAGGCAAAAATACCCGCCACAATTCCCGCCAAAACTAAAATTCCAATAAACATTTGATCAACCTTCTTATCTAGAAATCTTTTAACCCTATTTATGGTATTTTATTCATTCAAATTTCAATGAATATCCCAAGCTATTTTCCTCGCCTACACCTATTTTAACATTTGCTTCCTTATTCAATAAATCACTCACATGTCTATCAATATCAGGTAAGCCTTGGAATGGTTCAATACATAAGAATTCAGCATTAGCCCCTTCCTTAGTCCACAAGCACAGATACCGAAAATCTTTAATATTAATTTCAATTTGATGCTTTGTAACTCCTGAATGTAAAATAATTTTATCCAAATCTTTATTTTCCAAAATGACTAGCCCTGCTTCAAACATATCATAATTTAGATTAATAACTCCATCACTATATGCACTAACCGGTATTAAATTACCTGTTCGATATGGATTTGGTGTTTTAATAATTTCAAACTGTTTTAATTCTTCTACAACAGGCTCAAATGATAGTTGATAATCACTAAAACTACCTAACCCATTAATCGGAACATTCAATGCTGGATGAGCACCAATTGAGTAGCTAAATTCCTTTTTATCCAAATTACTAATTTTAAAATTAATAAATAATTGATTTTTGTTTAGTCTAAATTCTATTTTTAAACTAAATTTAAATGGAAACAATTTCTGTGTTTCATCATTATCTGTCAATTCGAGTATCAACACCTCTGATGATTTATTATCTACCGTAAACATTTGTTCTTGAGCAAAGCCATGTTGAGGCATATTATATATTTTCCCATCATATGAATACTGATCTTCAGCTGACCTTCCGATCGATGGGAATAGAACTGGTGCATGTTTTGGCCAGATGTCACCATTCCATATATAATCAAAATTTTCCTTTTTATTCCAAATATGTGTTATTTCGGCACCCAGTTGATTAATTTCGACTTTTAAATCATTATTTTCAATAACTAGCATGATATATTCCTCGCTTATAGAAAAAAGCAAATCTAACATGTATTTTGATTTGTCATCATTACATTAGATTTGCTTTAAATGTCATTAATATTTATTACTAAAAGGCTTTTAAAGTATTTTCAATACTTCCTTCACTCTCAATTAATTGTTTGAAATATGCTTCAATTTTATTTGCCAATGGTGTCTCAGTCAGATCTAATCCAAATACTGCTTTATTAGCTAAAATTTGATTTAAACTTTGATGTACCACTTCTGGATCAATCGCCCCAAACTTAATATCAGTTAACATACTTTGCAACTCATCTTTTAAGGGATCTGGACTAAGTTCTAATGGTTGTCCTAAATCATCAATCGCCAAAAGATAACGAAGCCACCCAGCAATAATCAATGGTATTGCTTCTAAGTTATTAATATCCAGTTTATCTGAATCTAAATAGCTATTAATAGTTACACCATATCGAACGGCCATTTTTTGTGATGTGTCAGTGGCAATTCGTTGTGGTCGATCGGGAACATTTTTATTTGGTAAACGCTTTTGAATTAATTGATCAATAAAGGTCTTAGGATCAATCACTTCAGGATCTACTACCACTGGAAGATCTTCATCATATCCCAAACGTTTTACTAAATTAAGTAGTAAAGGATTATTAATGGCTTCAGCAATCGTATCAATTTTTAATAAACTTCCATAGATTGCCAACGCTGTATGCAGCGGGTTCAATAACGCTGTCACTTTCATTTGATCAACATTATTAACCGTTTCACGATTAGTCAAAATTACACCTGCTTGAGTTAAATCAGGGCGACCATTTGGAAAATCATCTTCAATGACTAAATAATGTACTTCTTCAGTATTTCCAAAAGGAGCAATGTTTGTATGTTTTGAAGTATGCAAAATTTCAGTATCTTCAAACCCATTTTCCTTGAGCTTTTGTGCCACCACTTCTGATGGATTAGGTGTAATTCGATCAATCATCGACCATGGAAAGCTCACTTTCCCAGATTCAAATAGATAATCCAAAAACTCTGGCTCAACTTTACCGTTAGCTACCCATCCATTTGCAATTATACGAACTGAGTCTTCTAATTTTTTCCCGTTTTCAGAAAAATTATCTGTACTAATCATCGCAATTGGTTTTGCTCCATGATTAAATCGTTCAAATAATAAATGCGTGATAGCCCCAATATTAGTTGTTGCTTCATCTGGTCCATTCGTGATATCCGCTTGAGCCATTTTATTTAAGGTTCCATCAATATCTGTAATAGAGTATCCTTTTTCAGTAATTGATAGCGTGACAAATTGTAATGAGTCTTGCTTAAAAACTTCAGTTAAAGCCTGCCATCCAGTTGGATTCGAATGATTAAAGTAAATACTATCCGCTACACTTCCAATTAACTCTTTATCAAAACTATCGTCACTCTTCATAACGACGCTTAAGAATCGGTTATCGTAAGGTTGATACATTTTTTCAATTACTTCATCATCATATGTTTCTGCTACAATCACCCCACTGTTCATCAAACCTTGATTAATTAAATCTTGAGCAATTTTAGCATGGAAACTACGAAATAAATTACCTCCACCAAAATGAACCCACACCGGATTATTACGTGCATTTTCAATAATTTTATTTTGATCATATTGTGGAATCACAATTCCCGCTTGATCAAATGCAGATTGATTATTTTTATAATCATCGATAACTTTAACCATTTTAATACCTCTTAATCATTTTATTAGTCATAAAAACCAAAATATTTTTGTGCATTTTTATAACTGATCTTCTTCGCCATTTCACCCAGACGATCCATATCTTTTGGCACTCTGCCTTGTTCGCTTAACTTACCTAAATAGTTTGCCAATACACGTCTAAAGTATTCGTGCCTAGTATACGAAAGAAAACTTCGCGAATCAGTCAACATTCCAACGAAATGACTTAGTAAACTCTGTGAAGCAAAGACTTCTAATTGGCGATCCATTCCATCAGCTGTATCATTAAACCACCATCCAGCACCTAATTGGAGTTGCTGGACACCCCGTGATTGGAAGCTACCCATCATGGTTGCTAGTTGCATCCAATCATTTTGATTTAATGAATAGAAAATAGTCTTAGGAATTCGATCATCCTTTGATGCTTGATGGTATAACTTAGTTAATTCTTGTACCATATCTGACTGCGTTCCCATACTATCAAATCCAGTATCAGGACCCAATTTTTCAAACATTGGTACATTAATCGAACGATTAACATTAACATGCATTTGCATCGTCCAATTATGATCACGATTCATTACCATTAATTCTAATAAAAGCATTGTCAAGTACTGATCAACTTCTTCATCAGCAACTTCTTCATTATTAATTGATTTTAAGACAATCTTGTTTAACTCTTCGTTTGTTGCCATCTTAAAATGATAAGTTGATAATGAATGGTCCGAAATACGTCCACCGATTGAATCAAAAAAATTATAACGTGCTTTTAATGCTTGAATAATGTCATCAAAGGTCTTAATCTCAAATCCAACTACTCGAGATAATTTATCTAAATAAACGCCAAATCCTTTTGCATTAATATTTGTTAAATTATCTGGACGTAAAGCTGGTAAAACTTTAAATTCAGACTCTTCTTCTGCTAATAATTGATGATATTTTAAATCTGATGCTGGATCATCAGTGGTGGCAACTAATTCTACTTTGGAATTTCGAATTAACGCTCTCGGAGAAAAAGCATCGCTTTGCAATTTGGCATTTACTTGATCCCAAATTTGCTGGGCATTATCATGTGTAATCTCCAAATCAACACCAAAGAATCGTTTCAACTCCAAATGAGTCCACTCATAAATTGGATTACCAAAAGCTGACTCGAGAGTTGTAGCAAAGGCATCAAATTTATCAAAATCGTCCCCATCACCTGTAATTAATTTTTCTGGTACACCATTCGCTCGCATGAGACGCCACTTATAATGATCTCCTCCTAGCCAGGCTTGAGTAATATTCTCATATTTTTGATCTTCATAAATTTCCTGTGGACTCAAATGACAATGAAAATCAATAATTGGTAAATTTTCAATGTAATTATGGAAAATGGTTTTTGCAGCGTCATTTTCTAGTAAAAAATCTTGATCAAGCAGTTCCATTTTGATTCCTCCTAAATTTAAATCGTAATTTAAAATTATAACTGGACATCTTCTGGCCAGAGCGTTGCATAAGCATGACCTGTCAATTCTTCAACAATCTTTTGTGTTTCAGGATCAACATCTTGTTTTGAACCACCAGCTTCCAAACGATTAATTTCTGCCTTTAAGACTGCGTGGGTATTCTTATTCAACTTAAATGTCCACGACACCATCAAAGCAATGATCAATAGTACAATCGGACCAATGAAGAAAATCCAAGTAATCGCATTTCGAACATCCATTGAAGGATGCAAATTACCTGCTGTATATCCTACAGCTTCCAAAAGTAGTCCGGCAACATAAGTAGCTAAGGCTCCGGTCGACTTACGGAAGAAAGTCATTACAGCGGCATAGGTTCCTGCTTTATCTTCACGCGTAATTAGTCGATCTACATCTGGAATGAAAGGAAATACATTCCATGGCGTAAATTCTAGAATTCCACGTCCCATTTGATAAAGGGCTGTAATTACCATCAAAATTACGATTGGGTTGTGAATATGCATAAAGTAAACGACAACATAGCCAAACATGGCAATGATAATACTAAAATATGAAAGTTGGTAAAGGTATTTCGGTCCCTTAGTGATCATCAGCCGAGTAGCCAATAATGTTGACAAAATTCCAAATGCAGCAAAGGCATTCAAAATCCATGGAATATTATCTTTCAATCCGACCGCCACAATAATAAACGTTGGCAACAAAGTAGCATAAAAGTCTTTTCCTGTGAATGAAAACAAGTAAATGACCAAATGTTTACGGAATGAGGCATTTTTAAAAGTGGCGGCATAATCATGCACCGTCTGAGCTAAGAACTGCCCCAAAGTCAGTTTGGGGCGTGAATCTAATTCTTTCACAAATTCCTCAGTTAACGGACGCTCCCAAGTTGAACGGTATGAGATGAAGATTGCAATCACAAACATAATTGTCCAAAATACACCTGCTAACAAATAGGCATTTTTCTTAGCTTCTTCGGATGGTAGCGATTGTAGAAATGCCAAAATAAAGAATACTAATGTCGTTCCAGTAGCTGAGATAAACATACGCGATCCAGACAAAATAGTTCGCTTTGTATAGTCATCAGTCATTTCTGTTGGCAATGTTTCCCAAGGTATCAAAATCATTCCAACAAAAATTTCTGTCGATGAATACACGATCAAATAATAAATAAAATCATGTCCAGGTCCAAAAATGGAAGTAGCGGGAATCCAGAAACTCATAAATGAAATTGCAAATCCTACCATTCCAACAAACATCCAAAAATGCCGGCGACCAAATTTTTTACCAAGTTTGGTCTTATAGAAGCCATCTGTAATCGCTCCAAACAGTAATGAGAATATTGCATCGACAATTCGAGCAATTCCAGTAATAGCACCCGCCATTGCTGGATCAAGTCCTACAGAGAGTGTGAGATATGCAAAAATAACACCAGAAACGATGTTATTCCAACCCCCACCCATTAAATCAGTCAAACCATATTCAATCCCTCTAAAGACATTAATGTCTTTAGAGGTATATACCCAATTCGTATGTTCCATGTCTAAACTCCTATTAAATAAATCCAAGAAAAATTACAAGTAACAATGAAAGCGCTTTCCTTCTGTACAAAATTAATATATCACATTAAAGAGTTAATTGATATATTAATTTTTTGTTTTTTTACATTTATTAATAAAAAAATTTACTTAACGTAAGTTATCACACCCCATCTAGCCATGTGCTTCCCATCAAATTATCTTTCCCTAGATTAATTCATCATTCATCTAAATCAATGATCGTATACTTCTGTTCCGTTTACCGACTGGTAATCAAAAATTATATATTAAATTCTAAATATATTTTATAAATACATGTATATAGCCAAATGTTAGTCTAGATTCTTTTATTTTAGATTCGAAAAATTAATGTATATTTTAATGACATGTTTGATTTAATTTCCATAATGACGATAATAAGCTTCATTAATGCATCTTTTTTTAATTAAATAAATGGGTGTTTATGTAAACTTTAATGTTCGACCAAATTGTTTTTTTCTAATTGTTTAACAATAATATTTAAAAAATGAATCTGTAATGAACCTGTAAAGACGAGTTGACAGCGCTTACAAAAATCAATATAATAACATTGTGAAATACTAATATATTAATAATAAGGTTAAAAGGAGTTTTCTATGGCAAGTTATATTGGTGTCGATATTGGTACAACTAGTACTAAAACAATTATTTACAGTGACGATGCAAAAATTCTCGGAGCTGCGACTGAATATTATCCACTCATTACTGATCGTCCGGATAAGGCCGAAGAAAATCCAGATACAATTTTTCAAGCTGTTGTTGCCAGTATTAAAAATGTTACCGAACAAATTGACACAACAAGTAATCCCATTAAAGCAGTGTCATTCTCGGTCCAACAACATAGTTTAATGGCAGTCGATGAGGATGGTAACCCATTAACTAACATTTTAACGTGGGCAGACAATCGCTCTGAAAAAATTGTTGCCAATCTCAAAAAGAACCAGCCCGAATTAGCAAAAAAATTATTCGAAAATACAGGTGTCCCCACGCACCCCATGGCTCCTATTTTTAAATTAGCTTGGTTGAAAAAAACATCACCTTCTATTTTTAATAAGACCGCTCAATGGCTCGGCATTAAAGAATATATTTTTTATAAATTATTTAATCGTTATGTCACCGATTATTCAGTAGCATCATCGACTGGTTTTCTCAATCTCAAAAATTTAGATTGGGATCTTGATGCAATGCACTTTGCTGGTATTTCTGCAAAACAATTACCAGAATTGACTAGCAGTACTGATTTTATTACCGGTATTAATCCTGAGTATGCATCAGAAATGGGATTACCAGAAAATATTAAATTTGTTCTTGGCGCTTCAGATGGCGTGTTATCAAACATTGGTGTTGGCGCTACTGAAGAAGGAACACTCGCGGTGACCATTGGAACATCTGCTGCCATTCGTTCATTAGTTGACCAACCATTAATTGATGCCAAAGGTCGAGTGTATTGTTACCCAATCTTACCTAATAAAAAGTGGATTGTCGGTGGTCCCATCAATAATGGTGGCGTTATTTTTAGATGGGTTCGCGACCATTTATTTGATGACCTAGATTCTAAGAACCTTGAAATGGACCCCTACGACTACTTAACTGACTTAGCTGCTAACGTTCCTGCTGGCGCAAATGGCCTTTTATTTTTACCTTATCTAGAGGGTGAACGTGCTCCAATTTGGGATGCAAATGCCCGTGGATCATTTTTTGGAATGACTGAGTCCCACACTAGAGCCGATATGGTTCGTGCAGTTCTTGAAGGTATCATTTTTAATATTTATTCAGTCATGCTTACTATGCGGGAAGTCACGGGTGAACCAAAAACAATTATGGCTACTGGTGGTTTCTCCAGGTCCAAAGTTTGGTGTCAAATGA
Proteins encoded:
- a CDS encoding GntR family transcriptional regulator, with translation MLNVSNMQFDAYRSIMHKIMTLELLPGQKIVEKELIEELKMSRTPVREAILKLRNDGLMYSIPQSGTFVSKINMDSAENARYIRQTLEMRLFSSTISVVTAYDIEQLREIIKREKIFLANKEYDLFFKEDEAFHKYFYQMADKLLAWDSVQSISHQLNRFRWIRLKVSGLSWGTLDHDHETILDALEAGDDHEMKRIVGKHDGLMVQEQSDVIKNYPEYFEFSH
- a CDS encoding sulfite exporter TauE/SafE family protein produces the protein MFIGILVLAGIVAGIFASVAGMASIVAYPVLIFLGYPPIMANILSTGSLVFSGVGSIFSSYSLIRKNFKIAITIIISALGGGVLGSYLLLYLPKDNFEHLVPYFILLSAMLLFISGRMPSKIATNNNVKINYPLLLLVGFLIGIYIGYFGSGAGLMLVSILLMILNLPFVEVNAIKNISTLATNILSFIIYQSSVAIDWRTVVFLGLGMFIGGYLGPKLILYFPDRKLKIFIAVCALLLAIYLFLNN
- a CDS encoding aldose 1-epimerase family protein, producing the protein MLVIENNDLKVEINQLGAEITHIWNKKENFDYIWNGDIWPKHAPVLFPSIGRSAEDQYSYDGKIYNMPQHGFAQEQMFTVDNKSSEVLILELTDNDETQKLFPFKFSLKIEFRLNKNQLFINFKISNLDKKEFSYSIGAHPALNVPINGLGSFSDYQLSFEPVVEELKQFEIIKTPNPYRTGNLIPVSAYSDGVINLNYDMFEAGLVILENKDLDKIILHSGVTKHQIEINIKDFRYLCLWTKEGANAEFLCIEPFQGLPDIDRHVSDLLNKEANVKIGVGEENSLGYSLKFE
- a CDS encoding mannitol dehydrogenase family protein → MVKVIDDYKNNQSAFDQAGIVIPQYDQNKIIENARNNPVWVHFGGGNLFRSFHAKIAQDLINQGLMNSGVIVAETYDDEVIEKMYQPYDNRFLSVVMKSDDSFDKELIGSVADSIYFNHSNPTGWQALTEVFKQDSLQFVTLSITEKGYSITDIDGTLNKMAQADITNGPDEATTNIGAITHLLFERFNHGAKPIAMISTDNFSENGKKLEDSVRIIANGWVANGKVEPEFLDYLFESGKVSFPWSMIDRITPNPSEVVAQKLKENGFEDTEILHTSKHTNIAPFGNTEEVHYLVIEDDFPNGRPDLTQAGVILTNRETVNNVDQMKVTALLNPLHTALAIYGSLLKIDTIAEAINNPLLLNLVKRLGYDEDLPVVVDPEVIDPKTFIDQLIQKRLPNKNVPDRPQRIATDTSQKMAVRYGVTINSYLDSDKLDINNLEAIPLIIAGWLRYLLAIDDLGQPLELSPDPLKDELQSMLTDIKFGAIDPEVVHQSLNQILANKAVFGLDLTETPLANKIEAYFKQLIESEGSIENTLKAF
- the uxaC gene encoding glucuronate isomerase — its product is MELLDQDFLLENDAAKTIFHNYIENLPIIDFHCHLSPQEIYEDQKYENITQAWLGGDHYKWRLMRANGVPEKLITGDGDDFDKFDAFATTLESAFGNPIYEWTHLELKRFFGVDLEITHDNAQQIWDQVNAKLQSDAFSPRALIRNSKVELVATTDDPASDLKYHQLLAEEESEFKVLPALRPDNLTNINAKGFGVYLDKLSRVVGFEIKTFDDIIQALKARYNFFDSIGGRISDHSLSTYHFKMATNEELNKIVLKSINNEEVADEEVDQYLTMLLLELMVMNRDHNWTMQMHVNVNRSINVPMFEKLGPDTGFDSMGTQSDMVQELTKLYHQASKDDRIPKTIFYSLNQNDWMQLATMMGSFQSRGVQQLQLGAGWWFNDTADGMDRQLEVFASQSLLSHFVGMLTDSRSFLSYTRHEYFRRVLANYLGKLSEQGRVPKDMDRLGEMAKKISYKNAQKYFGFYD
- a CDS encoding MFS transporter, which encodes MEHTNWVYTSKDINVFRGIEYGLTDLMGGGWNNIVSGVIFAYLTLSVGLDPAMAGAITGIARIVDAIFSLLFGAITDGFYKTKLGKKFGRRHFWMFVGMVGFAISFMSFWIPATSIFGPGHDFIYYLIVYSSTEIFVGMILIPWETLPTEMTDDYTKRTILSGSRMFISATGTTLVFFILAFLQSLPSEEAKKNAYLLAGVFWTIMFVIAIFISYRSTWERPLTEEFVKELDSRPKLTLGQFLAQTVHDYAATFKNASFRKHLVIYLFSFTGKDFYATLLPTFIIVAVGLKDNIPWILNAFAAFGILSTLLATRLMITKGPKYLYQLSYFSIIIAMFGYVVVYFMHIHNPIVILMVITALYQMGRGILEFTPWNVFPFIPDVDRLITREDKAGTYAAVMTFFRKSTGALATYVAGLLLEAVGYTAGNLHPSMDVRNAITWIFFIGPIVLLIIALMVSWTFKLNKNTHAVLKAEINRLEAGGSKQDVDPETQKIVEELTGHAYATLWPEDVQL
- a CDS encoding gluconokinase produces the protein MASYIGVDIGTTSTKTIIYSDDAKILGAATEYYPLITDRPDKAEENPDTIFQAVVASIKNVTEQIDTTSNPIKAVSFSVQQHSLMAVDEDGNPLTNILTWADNRSEKIVANLKKNQPELAKKLFENTGVPTHPMAPIFKLAWLKKTSPSIFNKTAQWLGIKEYIFYKLFNRYVTDYSVASSTGFLNLKNLDWDLDAMHFAGISAKQLPELTSSTDFITGINPEYASEMGLPENIKFVLGASDGVLSNIGVGATEEGTLAVTIGTSAAIRSLVDQPLIDAKGRVYCYPILPNKKWIVGGPINNGGVIFRWVRDHLFDDLDSKNLEMDPYDYLTDLAANVPAGANGLLFLPYLEGERAPIWDANARGSFFGMTESHTRADMVRAVLEGIIFNIYSVMLTMREVTGEPKTIMATGGFSRSKVWCQMMADIFETPVHVPIAFESGTLAAMFLAKMALGEAKELSEINQYIGDVTTYKPNPKNFARYRAMMEIFINVTRDLKQDFSAIADYQREFTE